In Archocentrus centrarchus isolate MPI-CPG fArcCen1 chromosome 16, fArcCen1, whole genome shotgun sequence, a single window of DNA contains:
- the LOC115794207 gene encoding trypsin-like — MRSLVFVLLIGAAFALDDDKIVGGFECTPHSEPHQVSLNAGYHFCGGSLVNENWVVSAAHCYQSRLQVRLGEHNIVVNEGTEQFIDSSRVIPNPGYDSWTIDNDIMLIKLSQPATLNSYVQPVPLPRSCAPAGTMCTVSGWGNTMSSTADRNKLQCLNIPILSDSDCRNAYPGMITDSMFCAGYLEGGKDSCQGDSGGPVVCNNELQGIVSWGYGCAEKDHPGVYTKVCIFIDWLEQTMASNYTMRLLALLLMVGAAVAVPREDGRIIGGHECEPHSRPYMASLNYGYHFCGGVLINKQWVLSVAHCWYNPYAMQIMLGEHDVRVFEGTEQLMKTDTIIWHPQYDYQTLDYDIMLIKLFHPVEVTEAVAPIPLPTGCPIGGLRCSVSGWGNTAMEGEPNMPTRLQCLDVPIIDDQDCENAYPGMITRRMVCAGYMEGGKDACNGDSGSPLVCVGEVHGLVSWGQGCALPYYPGVYVKVCEFLYWIEDTLAAYS, encoded by the exons ATGAGGTCTCTGGTCTTCGTTCTGCTCATTGGGGCTGCTT TCGCCCTGGATGACGACAAGATTGTCGGAGGGTTTGAGTGCACACCTCACTCTGAGCCCCATCAGGTGTCTCTGAACGCTGGCTACCACTTCTGTGGTGGCTCCCTGGTCAATGAGAACTGGGTTGTGTCTGCTGCTCACTGCTACCAGTC tCGTCTGCAGGTGCGCCTGGGAGAGCACAACATCGTGGTCAACGAGGGAACTGAGCAGTTCATCGACTCCTCCCGTGTCATCCCAAATCCTGGGTACGACTCCTGGACCATTGACAATGACATCATGCTGATCAAGCTGAGCCAGCCTGCCACCCTCAACAGTTATGTGCAGCCTGTGCCTCTGCCCAGGAGCTGTGCTCCCGCTGGCACCATGTGCACGGTCTCTGGATGGGGCAACACCATGAGCTCCA CTGCTGATAGGAACAAGCTGCAGTGCCTGAACATCCCCATCCTGTCTGACAGTGACTGTAGGAACGCCTATCCTGGCATGATCACTGACTCCATGTTCTGTGCTGGATACCTGGAGGGAGGCAAGGACTCTTGCCAG GGTGACTCTGGTGGCCCTGTTGTGTGCAATAATGAGCTGCAGGGTATTGTGTCCTGGGGCTATGGCTGTGCTGAGAAGGACCACCCTGGTGTCTACACCAAG GTCTGCATCTTCATTGACTGGCTGGAGCAAACTATGGCCAGCAATT ACACCATGAGACTGCTGGCTCTGCTGCTGATGGTTGGAGCTGCTG TGGCAGTTCCTCGGGAAGATGGCAGGATCATCGGTGGGCACGAGTGTGAACCTCACTCTCGGCCATACATGGCCTCCCTGAACTATGGCTACCACTTCTGTGGTGGTGTGCTCATCAACAAGCAGTGGGTTCTTTCTGTTGCCCACTGTTGGTACAA TCCCTATGCCATGCAGATCATGCTGGGAGAGCATGATGTGCGAGTGTTTGAGGGTACAGAGCAGCTCATGAAGACCGACACCATCATCTGGCACCCTCA GTATGACTACCAGACTCTAGATTACGACATCATGCTGATCAAACTCTTTCACCCTGTAGAGGTGACTGAGGCAGTTGCACCAATCCCACTGCCCACAGGGTGCCCAATAGGAGGGCTCCGTTGCTCTGTGTCTGGATGGGGAAACACAGCTATGGAAGGCGAAC CAAACATGCCCACCCGTCTGCAGTGTTTGGATGTGCCCATAATTGATGACCAGGACTGTGAGAATGCTTATCCTGGCATGATAACTCGCAGGATGGTGTGTGCTGGATACATGGAAGGAGGCAAAGATGCATGCAAT GGTGACTCTGGCAGCCCTCTGGTATGTGTTGGAGAAGTCCACGGCCTGGTGTCATGGGGTCAGGGGTGTGCTCTGCCCTACTACCCCGGTGTTTATGTCAAAGTGTGTGAGTTCCTCTACTGGATTGAAGACACTCTAGCAGCCTACTCCTGa
- the LOC115794103 gene encoding trypsin-2-like, with translation MIGLIVFMILGAAAAAPMDDKIVGGYECPAHSQPWQASLNIGYHFCGGSLINDQWIVSAAHCWQNPYSQIVILGDHHIWNHEGTEQFMSVDAIYWHESYDYQTLDYDIMLMKLAHPVTVNQYVKPIALPKACPTAGDMCTVSGWGNIYSDEVFNPFQLQCVEVPILSDKDCENSYPGRITDRMVCAGYLEGGKDACQGDSGGPLVCNAELQGIVSWGWGCAEPDRPGVYTKVCSLMSWINDILSRYS, from the exons ATGATTGGCCTGATTGTTTTCATGATCCTGGGCGCTGCAG CTGCAGCCCCTATGGATGATAAGATTGTGGGAGGCTACGAGTGTCCAGCTCACTCTCAACCCTGGCAAGCTTCCCTCAATATCGGCTACCACTTTTGTGGCGGCTCCCTTATTAACGACCAGTGGATCGTTTCTGCTGCCCACTGCTGGCAAAA CCCCTATTCTCAGATTGTCATTTTGGGTGACCATCACATCTGGAATCATGAGGGCACAGAGCAGTTCATGTCAGTTGACGCCATCTACTGGCATGAGAGTTATGATTACCAGACCCTAGACTATGACATCATGCTGATGAAACTGGCACACCCTGTCACTGTGAACCAGTATGTCAAGCCTATTGCTCTGCCCAAAGCCTGTCCCACAGCTGGGGATATGTGCACAGTGTCTGGATGGGGGAACATCTACTCTGATGAAG TGTTCAACCCATTTCAGCTACAGTGCGTAGAAGTCCCCATTCTGTCTGATAAGGACTGTGAAAACTCCTACCCTGGCAGGATTACTGACCGCATGGTGTGTGCCGGATACCTGGAGGGGGGCAAGGATGCTTGTCAG GGTGACTCTGGTGGCCCACTGGTGTGTAATGCGGAGCTGCAGGGAATTGTCTCTTGGGGCTGGGGCTGTGCTGAGCCTGACCGTCCAGGTGTTTACACCAAAGTCTGTTCTCTGATGTCCTGGATCAATGACATTCTTTCCAGATACAGCTAG
- the cblc gene encoding E3 ubiquitin-protein ligase CBL-C isoform X1 — protein sequence MAAADLGTSRSPKLSSQAPTRGDLRLVDKTLRRLDKLQQLCGNPRLGLRNSPPYLPQLVSETTALLIQVWEPYQASREAGSQVPSEDEAEYLRVHIKNLFDKAERAVLLFKEGRRKIFEETSSCRRNLTKLTLLFSHMLWELKAFFTRGCFQGDNYKLALIAAEDFWRQSFGSKCIVQWNTFKEQLRNVHAFEEGMESMALKSTIDLTCNDHISVFEFDVFTRLFQPWRTLLMNWNQLAVTHPGYMAFLTYDQVVARLEHYLHKPGSYIFRLSCTKMGEWAIGHVAFDGTIIQTIPEDIPLYQALIQGFNHGCYLHPDGRDVNPDLASLCEPTTRGKVKVTEEQYELYCEIGSTYQLCKICAERDKDTRIQPCGHLLCQICLTGWQQKSAGQTCPYCRCDIRGTESILLEPYVPASSQAVLEEVDDDGDEEDHEDIEEVVKEIAALRKFSSLDYQIPSSHNSAPPLPPKTSTIPRCPSPSVHSQTSEMKTLSKHSNSHLAQRSAETHRHQSQTNSCWTEGLTCREEEHSGELRSRLFSHSVDYLREAKFPSSSQKAADSEAVMERRRKEKETSRPGLRKDKYAQGEMKRTMSS from the exons ATGGCGGCAGCAGATTTGGGCACGTCCAGGAGCCCGAAATTAAGCTCCCAGGCCCCCACCCGTGGAGATCTTCGGCTGGTGGACAAGACCCTCAGAAGATTGGATAAACTCCAACAGCTGTGCGGTAACCCTCGGTTAGGGTTGAGGAATAGTCCACCATACCTGCCACAGTTGGTGTCAGAGACCACAGCATTGCTAATACAGGTCTGGGAGCCTTACCAAGCCTCCAGGGAAGCAGGTAGCCAAGTACCCAGTGAAGATGAGGCAGAGTACCTGAGGGTCCATATCAAAAACCTCTTTGATAAGGCAGAGCgggctgtgctgctgtttaaagAGGGACGGAGGAAGATATTTGAGGAGACTTCAAGTTGCAG GAGGAATTTGACCAAACTGACCTTGTTGTTCAGTCACATGCTGTGGGAGCTGAAGGCCTTTTTTACAAGGGGATGTTTTCAGGGTGACAACTACAAGCTGGCATTGATTGCAGCTGAGGACTTTTGGAGGCAATCATTTGGCAGCAA GTGTATAGTGCAGTGGAACACCTTTAAGGAACAGCTGAGAAATGTACATGCATTTGAGGAAGGGATGGAGTCCATGGCTCTGAAGTCAACCATTGATCTCACCTGCAACGACCACATCTCTGTGTTTGAGTTTGATGTTTTCACACGACTGTTTCAG CCATGGAGGACACTTTTAATGAACTGGAACCAGCTCGCTGTGACTCATCCAGGCTACATGGCCTTCCTCACCTATGACCAGGTTGTAGCTCGTCTGGAACACTATCTGCACAAACCTGGGAG CTACATCTTTCGTCTGAGCTGCACAAAAATGGGCGAATGGGCAATTGGCCACGTGGCATTTGACGGTACCATCATCCAGACCATCCCAGAGGATATACCTCTCTACCAGGCACTGATTCAGGGCTTCAATCACGGCTG CTACCTGCACCCAGATGGCCGGGATGTGAACCCTGACCTGGCAAGTTTGTGTGAACCAACCACCAGGGGCAAGGTTAAAGTTACTGAA GAGCAGTATGAGCTTTACTGTGAGATCGGCAGCACCTACCAGCTGTGCAAGATCTGTGCAGAGAGGGACAAAGACACCAGAATTCAGCCCTGTGGCCATCTCCTGTGCCAAATCTGTCTCACAGGATGGCAG CAGAAGTCAGCTGGCCAGACCTGCCCATACTGCCGCTGCGATATCAGAGGAACAGAGTCCATCCTCCTGGAGCCGTACGTCCCAGCCAGCAGTCAGGCAGTCCTGGAGGAGGTAGACGATGACGGCGACGAAGAGGATCATGAGGATATTGAAGAGGTGGTAAAGGAAATAGCTGCCCTGAGGAAG ttctCCAGTTTGGATTACCAGATTCCCAGTTCTCACAATAGCGCTCCACCCCTACCCCCTAAAACCAGCACAATCCCACGCTGTccctctccctcagtccactcaCAGACATCTGAAATGAAGACACTGTCCAAACACTCCAACTCTCATTTG GCTCAAAGAAGTGCAGAAACACACCGGCACCAAAGCCAGACAAACAG tTGCTGGACGGAGGGTTTAACCTGCAGGGAAGAGGAGCACTCTGGTGAGCTGAGATCACGCCTCTTCTCTCACAG TGTGGATTACCTCAGAGAAGCAAAGTTTCCTTCCTCTTCTCAGAAAGCTGCTGACA GTGAAGCAGTAATGGAGAGAAGACGTAAGGAGAAGGAGACAAGCAGACCAGGGCTCAGAAAAGACAAGTATGCTCAGGGAGAGATGAAGAGAACAATGTCATCCTGA
- the cblc gene encoding E3 ubiquitin-protein ligase CBL-C isoform X2, with protein sequence MAAADLGTSRSPKLSSQAPTRGDLRLVDKTLRRLDKLQQLCGNPRLGLRNSPPYLPQLVSETTALLIQVWEPYQASREAGSQVPSEDEAEYLRVHIKNLFDKAERAVLLFKEGRRKIFEETSSCRRNLTKLTLLFSHMLWELKAFFTRGCFQGDNYKLALIAAEDFWRQSFGSKCIVQWNTFKEQLRNVHAFEEGMESMALKSTIDLTCNDHISVFEFDVFTRLFQPWRTLLMNWNQLAVTHPGYMAFLTYDQVVARLEHYLHKPGSYIFRLSCTKMGEWAIGHVAFDGTIIQTIPEDIPLYQALIQGFNHGCYLHPDGRDVNPDLASLCEPTTRGKVKVTEEQYELYCEIGSTYQLCKICAERDKDTRIQPCGHLLCQICLTGWQKSAGQTCPYCRCDIRGTESILLEPYVPASSQAVLEEVDDDGDEEDHEDIEEVVKEIAALRKFSSLDYQIPSSHNSAPPLPPKTSTIPRCPSPSVHSQTSEMKTLSKHSNSHLAQRSAETHRHQSQTNSCWTEGLTCREEEHSGELRSRLFSHSVDYLREAKFPSSSQKAADSEAVMERRRKEKETSRPGLRKDKYAQGEMKRTMSS encoded by the exons ATGGCGGCAGCAGATTTGGGCACGTCCAGGAGCCCGAAATTAAGCTCCCAGGCCCCCACCCGTGGAGATCTTCGGCTGGTGGACAAGACCCTCAGAAGATTGGATAAACTCCAACAGCTGTGCGGTAACCCTCGGTTAGGGTTGAGGAATAGTCCACCATACCTGCCACAGTTGGTGTCAGAGACCACAGCATTGCTAATACAGGTCTGGGAGCCTTACCAAGCCTCCAGGGAAGCAGGTAGCCAAGTACCCAGTGAAGATGAGGCAGAGTACCTGAGGGTCCATATCAAAAACCTCTTTGATAAGGCAGAGCgggctgtgctgctgtttaaagAGGGACGGAGGAAGATATTTGAGGAGACTTCAAGTTGCAG GAGGAATTTGACCAAACTGACCTTGTTGTTCAGTCACATGCTGTGGGAGCTGAAGGCCTTTTTTACAAGGGGATGTTTTCAGGGTGACAACTACAAGCTGGCATTGATTGCAGCTGAGGACTTTTGGAGGCAATCATTTGGCAGCAA GTGTATAGTGCAGTGGAACACCTTTAAGGAACAGCTGAGAAATGTACATGCATTTGAGGAAGGGATGGAGTCCATGGCTCTGAAGTCAACCATTGATCTCACCTGCAACGACCACATCTCTGTGTTTGAGTTTGATGTTTTCACACGACTGTTTCAG CCATGGAGGACACTTTTAATGAACTGGAACCAGCTCGCTGTGACTCATCCAGGCTACATGGCCTTCCTCACCTATGACCAGGTTGTAGCTCGTCTGGAACACTATCTGCACAAACCTGGGAG CTACATCTTTCGTCTGAGCTGCACAAAAATGGGCGAATGGGCAATTGGCCACGTGGCATTTGACGGTACCATCATCCAGACCATCCCAGAGGATATACCTCTCTACCAGGCACTGATTCAGGGCTTCAATCACGGCTG CTACCTGCACCCAGATGGCCGGGATGTGAACCCTGACCTGGCAAGTTTGTGTGAACCAACCACCAGGGGCAAGGTTAAAGTTACTGAA GAGCAGTATGAGCTTTACTGTGAGATCGGCAGCACCTACCAGCTGTGCAAGATCTGTGCAGAGAGGGACAAAGACACCAGAATTCAGCCCTGTGGCCATCTCCTGTGCCAAATCTGTCTCACAGGATGGCAG AAGTCAGCTGGCCAGACCTGCCCATACTGCCGCTGCGATATCAGAGGAACAGAGTCCATCCTCCTGGAGCCGTACGTCCCAGCCAGCAGTCAGGCAGTCCTGGAGGAGGTAGACGATGACGGCGACGAAGAGGATCATGAGGATATTGAAGAGGTGGTAAAGGAAATAGCTGCCCTGAGGAAG ttctCCAGTTTGGATTACCAGATTCCCAGTTCTCACAATAGCGCTCCACCCCTACCCCCTAAAACCAGCACAATCCCACGCTGTccctctccctcagtccactcaCAGACATCTGAAATGAAGACACTGTCCAAACACTCCAACTCTCATTTG GCTCAAAGAAGTGCAGAAACACACCGGCACCAAAGCCAGACAAACAG tTGCTGGACGGAGGGTTTAACCTGCAGGGAAGAGGAGCACTCTGGTGAGCTGAGATCACGCCTCTTCTCTCACAG TGTGGATTACCTCAGAGAAGCAAAGTTTCCTTCCTCTTCTCAGAAAGCTGCTGACA GTGAAGCAGTAATGGAGAGAAGACGTAAGGAGAAGGAGACAAGCAGACCAGGGCTCAGAAAAGACAAGTATGCTCAGGGAGAGATGAAGAGAACAATGTCATCCTGA